In the genome of Ananas comosus cultivar F153 linkage group 11, ASM154086v1, whole genome shotgun sequence, one region contains:
- the LOC109717856 gene encoding protein FAR1-RELATED SEQUENCE 11-like, giving the protein MTKTSSRNNGCLTQRRRCPCGDEQCYIKVEGNEEDASTDTALPVDPNLMHGPPHTSPDIVNIETPYVGQSFRTDDEAQEYYTNFARRNGFAIRRERSKGNPSHPLGVYKRELVCHRAGVSLPRKTAELKRQRNKKSSRCKCEAQMIIKKNVSKGTSRWVVVQFSNMHNHELLDSDEVRHLPAYRNISSVDRERILYLVKAGCTVNLIMRALEMEKGVKAGQLSFTERDLRNFLQASKNINRENEGVELLKACKAMKDRCPDFRYDFTVDANDKLEHVLWSYPDSIHAYKVFGDVVVFDTTYRLYAYDRPFGVWFGTDNYGNAIFFACVLLQDERPSSFRWALQSLVHLMDGKLPQTLLTDLDLGLKEAIMSELPNTKHAFCSWYIVSKLSSWFSMSLGPHFERLMTEFQRISTLDNLEDFTQQWSQMVSEFGLSSDRHITLLTYNRENWALPFLRGWFFGGLNATGFSTSIKSFFRGFLNSQTRLRDFVEQVATAVDLQNQAAEEATIRQDYQNMKIKTCMPIEEHAASILTPFAFDLFQKELVESTQFAVYDAQRDTYLVQHRLQSNGGHIIQWISSDESIRCSCKEFESSGILCRHALRVLPLKNFFLLPDKYLLPRWRKESSLFPKSTGYKYRSQALRSLASIIIQESSLTKDRFDYAQWHMNKLLSHVRNMPTVDETASDVEPVVSSLDAAVDVTPARSRGRPRKLIAAAEMLKEAQAEVQSFSETQELSEAHELLEAQELP; this is encoded by the exons ATGACGAAAACATCGTCAAGAAACAACGGCTGTCTTACCCAAAGACGACGATGCCCGTGTGGGGATGAGCAATGCTATATTAAGGTTGAGGGGAATGAAGAAGATGCATCAACTGACACCGCATTGCCTGTCGATCCAAACCTTATGCATGGACCGCCACACACTTCTCCTGATATAGTAAATATAGAAACCCCATATGTGGGCCAGTCCTTCCGAACCGATGATGAGGCTCAAGAATACTATACCAACTTTGCTCGTAGAAATGGCTTCGCAATAAGAAGAGAGCGCTCAAAGGGAAACCCTTCTCACCCTTTAGGAGTATATAAGCGAGAGCTCGTGTGCCACCGAGCTGGTGTGTCCCTTCCACGTAAAACAGCCGAGCTCAAGCgccaaagaaataagaaatCTTCGCGATGCAAATGTGAGGCGCAAATGATAATCAAGAAGAACGTCTCAAAGGGTACGAGTCGGTGGGTGGTCGTTCAATTCAGTAACATGCATAACCATGAGTTGCTCGATAGCGATGAAGTGCGACATCTTCCTGCCTACAGGAATATATCATCGGTGGACCGGGAGCGAATTTTGTATCTTGTGAAGGCCGGCTGCACAGTGAATCTTATAATGAGGGCTCTCGAGATGGAAAAAGGAGTGAAGGCAGGGCAGTTGTCGTTCACTGAGAGGGATTTGAGGAATTTTTTACAGGCTTCGAAGAACATTAATCGCGAGAATGAAGGAGTGGAGCTTCTCAAGGCATGCAAGGCAATGAAAGACAGGTGTCCAGATTTTCGGTATGATTTTACTGTTGATGCGAATGACAAGCTCGAGCATGTATTATGGTCGTACCCAGACTCAATTCATGCATACAAAGTTTTTGGAGATGTAGTGGTGTTTGATACTACATATCGGCTCTATGCATATGACCGACCTTTTGGAGTTTGGTTTGGCACAGACAACTATGGCAACGCCATATTCTTTGCTTGTGTTCTATTGCAGGATGAAAGGCCATCTTCCTTTAGGTGGGCTTTGCAG TCTTTGGTCCATCTAATGGATGGGAAGCTCCCGCAAACACTGCTGACTGATCTGGATCTAGGACTCAAAGAAGCTATAATGAGTGAGCTACCAAACACAAAACATGCATTTTGTTCATGGTACATCGTCTCCAAATTATCGAGCTGGTTTTCAATGTCACTTGGCCCTCATTTTGAGAGGTTAATGACCGAGTTCCAAAGAATCTCTACGTTGGATAATTTGGAGGATTTTACTCAACAATGGAGTCAGATGGTTAGCGAGTTTGGACTTAGCTCAGACCGACATATTACCTTACTTACATATAACCGGGAAAATTGGGCATTACCATTCCTTCGAGGGTGGTTCTTTGGTGGATTGAATGCAACTGGTTTTTCGACATCGATCAAATCGTTCTTCAGAGGGTTCTTGAACTCTCAGACTCGGCTAAGAGATTTTGTCGAGCAG GTGGCCACCGCAGTTGACCTCCAAAACCAAGCAGCAGAGGAAGCAACAATAAGACAAGACTACCAGAATATGAAGATTAAGACATGCATGCCGATTGAAGAGCATGCAGCGAGTATTCTTACTCCTTTCGCCTTTGATCTATTTCAAAAAGAGCTTGTGGAATCAACACAATTTGCGGTTTATGATGCTCAAAGAGACACGTACCTCGTCCAACATCGATTGCAGTCTAATGGAGGGCATATCATTCAGTGGATTTCGTCAGACGAATCGATACGTTGCAGTTGCAAGGAGTTTGAGTCATCTGGGATTTTGTGCCGCCACGCCCTTAGGGTTTTACCATTGAAGAACTTCTTCTTACTTCCGGATAAATATCTTTTGCCTCGGTGGCGTAAAGAAAGCTCGTTGTTTCCAAAAAGCACGGGATACAAGTATAGGTCACAAGCCCTTCGGTCCCTGGCTTCCATCATTATACAAGAATCGTCCTTGACAAAAGACCGGTTTGATTACGCGCAGTGGCATATGAATAAGCTTCTCAGCCATGTGAGGAATATGCCTACAGTGGATGAAACTGCTTCTGATGTGGAGCCAGTCGTCTCGTCGTTAGATGCCGCAGTTGATGTGACTCCCGCGAGGTCTAGAGGAAGGCCGAGAAAGCTAATAGCTGCAGCTGAAATGCTGAAGGAGGCGCAAGCAGAAGTGCAATCTTTCTCAGAAACTCAAGAATTGTCGGAGGCCCATGAATTATTGGAAGCACAGGAATTGCCATAG